From a region of the Halomonas sp. HL-93 genome:
- the rpsK gene encoding 30S ribosomal protein S11, translating to MANPRSNRKKVKKQVVDAVAHIHASFNNTIVTITDRQGNALSWATAGGSGFRGSRKSTPFAAQVASERAATAAAEYGVKNVDVLVKGPGPGRESAVRALNAAGFRVQSIIDATPIPHNGCRPPKKRRV from the coding sequence ATGGCTAACCCGCGTAGTAACCGTAAAAAGGTTAAAAAGCAGGTAGTGGATGCGGTTGCGCATATCCATGCCTCTTTTAACAACACGATCGTGACGATCACAGACCGCCAGGGCAACGCTCTGTCATGGGCGACTGCCGGTGGTTCGGGTTTTCGTGGTTCTCGCAAGAGCACCCCGTTCGCTGCTCAAGTGGCAAGCGAACGTGCAGCAACTGCTGCAGCCGAGTATGGTGTGAAAAACGTCGACGTGCTGGTCAAAGGCCCCGGTCCCGGTCGTGAATCCGCCGTGCGCGCACTGAATGCCGCCGGCTTCCGCGTGCAAAGCATTATCGACGCGACGCCCATCCCCCATAATGGCTGCCGTCCGCCGAAGAAACGCCGCGTTTAA
- the rpmD gene encoding 50S ribosomal protein L30, with the protein MAATIKVTQIRSTIGVLPKHKATISGLGLRRIGHSVELEDTPAVRGMIHKVNYLVRVEGE; encoded by the coding sequence ATGGCAGCAACGATCAAGGTTACCCAGATCCGCAGCACCATCGGCGTTCTGCCCAAGCACAAGGCTACTATCAGTGGTTTGGGCCTGCGTCGCATCGGTCATTCGGTTGAGCTGGAAGACACCCCTGCCGTACGCGGCATGATCCACAAGGTGAACTACCTTGTGCGCGTTGAGGGAGAGTAA
- a CDS encoding DMT family transporter codes for MTTSLKGILCMCMGVLFLALGDAVSKWLGEVHSPLQIIFFRTLVSLPLIALLAHFAGGLRKLRTKRPRVHLLRGLIYTATMVCFVLGLTLLPLAEATAIAFVAPLFVTLLSVPLLGERIDPPVLIASLVGFVGVLIVVRPSGDAFQLGALALVGAALFYALMMITARRYGGREHLWAMLFYMTCVPLVVTGLTLPWVWQTPQPWHWVGFLASGVLGVAATAFITLAFRFTPAAIAAPFDYTAMLWAVLLGWWFWGELPDLWVWVGSALIMASGLAIAYHDRRTTLKRRPTA; via the coding sequence GTGACTACGTCCCTGAAAGGCATACTCTGCATGTGTATGGGCGTTTTGTTCCTGGCGCTAGGGGACGCCGTTTCCAAATGGCTAGGTGAGGTGCACTCGCCACTGCAGATTATCTTTTTTCGGACGCTAGTCTCACTGCCGCTGATTGCGTTGCTCGCCCACTTTGCCGGTGGCCTGCGCAAGCTGCGCACCAAACGACCACGCGTACACCTGCTGCGCGGGTTGATATATACCGCTACGATGGTCTGTTTTGTACTGGGGTTAACGCTATTACCGCTGGCTGAGGCGACCGCGATTGCCTTTGTGGCACCGCTGTTTGTCACCCTGCTGTCGGTACCGTTGCTGGGTGAGCGTATTGATCCCCCGGTGCTGATTGCGTCGCTTGTGGGGTTTGTTGGGGTGCTGATTGTCGTGCGCCCCAGTGGCGATGCGTTTCAACTGGGTGCCTTAGCTTTGGTCGGAGCGGCACTATTCTATGCCTTGATGATGATTACCGCGCGCCGCTATGGGGGGCGCGAGCACCTTTGGGCAATGTTGTTTTACATGACCTGTGTGCCCTTGGTGGTGACCGGGCTGACATTGCCGTGGGTGTGGCAGACGCCGCAGCCATGGCACTGGGTCGGTTTTTTGGCTTCAGGCGTGTTGGGCGTGGCGGCCACCGCCTTTATCACCTTGGCGTTTCGCTTTACGCCAGCGGCGATAGCCGCCCCGTTCGATTACACCGCCATGCTGTGGGCTGTGCTGCTCGGCTGGTGGTTCTGGGGGGAGCTACCCGACCTGTGGGTATGGGTCGGCAGTGCGTTGATTATGGCCAGCGGCCTGGCGATTGCCTACCACGACCGACGCACGACCCTGAAACGTCGTCCAACCGCCTAG
- the rpsE gene encoding 30S ribosomal protein S5, with amino-acid sequence MAKNEQQSGDLQEKLVQVNRVAKVVKGGRIFGFTALTVVGDGKGRVGFGRGKAREVPIAIQKAMDQARRNMVKVNLSGHTLQYPVKARHGASKVYMQPASEGTGIIAGGAMRSVLELAGVHDVLAKCYGSTNPVNVVRATVKGLSSMQAPEDVAAKRGLSVEAITG; translated from the coding sequence ATGGCGAAGAACGAACAGCAAAGCGGTGATCTGCAGGAAAAGCTTGTGCAGGTCAATCGCGTCGCCAAGGTGGTCAAAGGTGGTCGTATTTTCGGCTTCACCGCGTTGACCGTCGTTGGTGATGGTAAAGGTCGTGTCGGTTTCGGTCGTGGTAAGGCGCGTGAAGTGCCGATCGCGATTCAGAAAGCGATGGATCAAGCTCGTCGCAACATGGTCAAGGTCAACCTTTCAGGCCACACGCTGCAATACCCGGTTAAAGCCCGTCACGGTGCTTCCAAGGTATACATGCAGCCGGCGTCTGAAGGTACCGGCATTATCGCCGGTGGTGCTATGCGCTCTGTACTAGAGCTCGCTGGCGTCCACGACGTACTGGCCAAGTGTTACGGTTCCACCAACCCGGTTAACGTGGTTCGGGCGACTGTTAAAGGTCTCTCTTCCATGCAGGCACCGGAAGACGTGGCCGCCAAGCGCGGTCTGTCTGTCGAAGCGATCACGGGGTAA
- a CDS encoding D-alanyl-D-alanine carboxypeptidase has protein sequence MIARRWRLCAPIQGGALFIGLLLIVTALPLQAANPRYAGMVVDLDQGEVLYSENADARRYPASLTKIMTLYLAFEALDEGRLRLDQALPVSSQAASMPASKLWLSSGSSILVDEAIRALAVRSANDVAVVMAEAIGGSERRFAQLMTEKARELGMPNTTFRNASGLPDDQQITTARDMVTLAVRVMQDFPDYYHYFGLQEFTYRGTKHTSHNRLVRDYPGADGLKTGFIRASGFNVVTTAMRGDRRLMGIVMGGFTAQSRDKHMASLLDRGFARATLRDQRNWVADLSFSDEYMAFSSAPKDMPAPPQPSETSPVVATYTPEAEPSEPTPEAPTEAQDREPQEDPLQAFIDRERVMASRASASGWGIQVGAFSQEDQAQRYAREAAGYLPRDVEGQVAVDASVGQTPVFRARLMALEEQQARQACEQLRSRGMDCLVVNASL, from the coding sequence ATGATCGCGAGGCGATGGCGGCTCTGCGCGCCTATTCAGGGCGGCGCGCTGTTTATAGGACTACTGTTAATCGTCACCGCATTGCCCCTTCAGGCGGCTAACCCTCGCTATGCTGGGATGGTCGTTGACCTGGACCAAGGTGAAGTTCTCTACTCGGAAAATGCCGATGCTCGGCGCTACCCCGCTTCGCTAACCAAAATCATGACGCTCTACCTAGCCTTTGAAGCGCTTGACGAGGGGCGTTTGCGTTTGGATCAGGCGTTACCGGTATCTTCCCAGGCAGCGTCCATGCCCGCGTCAAAATTATGGCTATCGTCTGGCAGTTCAATTTTAGTAGATGAGGCCATTCGAGCCTTAGCCGTACGCTCGGCCAATGACGTGGCGGTCGTTATGGCGGAGGCAATCGGAGGAAGTGAGCGTCGCTTTGCCCAATTGATGACCGAAAAAGCCCGCGAACTGGGGATGCCCAACACCACCTTTCGCAATGCCTCAGGGCTTCCCGATGATCAGCAGATAACCACGGCTCGGGATATGGTGACGCTAGCGGTTCGCGTAATGCAGGATTTCCCCGATTATTATCATTACTTCGGCCTGCAAGAGTTCACCTATCGGGGCACCAAGCACACCAGTCACAATCGCCTGGTACGTGATTACCCCGGTGCGGATGGCTTGAAAACCGGCTTTATCCGCGCCTCAGGCTTCAATGTGGTGACGACCGCGATGCGCGGTGATCGTCGGCTGATGGGCATTGTGATGGGCGGCTTTACTGCGCAGTCGCGAGACAAGCACATGGCCAGTCTGCTGGATCGAGGCTTTGCCCGGGCAACGCTACGGGACCAGCGTAATTGGGTGGCCGATTTGAGCTTTTCCGACGAGTATATGGCCTTTTCATCGGCACCAAAAGACATGCCAGCACCCCCACAGCCGTCAGAAACGTCACCCGTGGTAGCGACTTATACGCCGGAAGCGGAGCCGTCTGAGCCAACCCCAGAGGCGCCTACCGAAGCGCAGGATCGCGAGCCGCAAGAGGACCCACTGCAAGCTTTTATTGATCGCGAGCGTGTTATGGCATCGCGTGCCTCAGCAAGTGGCTGGGGTATCCAGGTGGGCGCTTTCAGTCAAGAAGATCAAGCTCAGCGCTATGCGCGTGAAGCGGCCGGGTATTTGCCCCGTGATGTAGAAGGGCAAGTGGCAGTCGATGCATCGGTAGGCCAAACGCCGGTATTTCGTGCTCGGCTCATGGCGCTCGAAGAGCAGCAAGCGCGTCAAGCCTGCGAGCAATTGCGTTCGCGAGGAATGGATTGCTTAGTCGTTAACGCCAGTCTCTAG
- the rplF gene encoding 50S ribosomal protein L6, with protein sequence MSRIAKYPVKVPAGVEIKIDADQLTAKGGQGTLSMTIHHDVVVAQEDGQLTFAPSESAKSWAMAGTTRALVQNLVTGVSEGFTKTLEIVGVGYRAQAKGQTLNLSLGFSHPVDYELPKGVSAETPKNTVIVLKSADKQQLGQCAAEIRAFRPPEPYKGKGVRYADEQVRRKEAKKK encoded by the coding sequence ATGTCCCGCATAGCGAAATATCCGGTTAAAGTGCCTGCCGGCGTTGAGATCAAAATTGACGCTGACCAGCTGACCGCCAAAGGCGGCCAGGGCACGCTATCAATGACCATTCACCACGATGTGGTAGTGGCTCAAGAAGATGGCCAGCTGACCTTCGCCCCGAGTGAATCTGCCAAGAGCTGGGCAATGGCCGGTACAACCCGCGCCTTGGTTCAGAACCTGGTGACGGGCGTATCCGAGGGTTTCACAAAGACTCTCGAAATTGTTGGCGTCGGTTATCGTGCCCAAGCAAAGGGCCAGACGCTCAATCTTTCACTGGGCTTCTCGCACCCGGTCGACTACGAACTGCCGAAAGGTGTCTCAGCGGAAACGCCGAAAAACACCGTGATCGTGCTGAAAAGCGCGGACAAACAGCAGCTCGGCCAGTGCGCCGCGGAAATCCGCGCCTTCCGTCCTCCCGAGCCGTATAAAGGCAAGGGTGTCCGGTACGCCGACGAGCAGGTGCGTCGCAAAGAAGCCAAGAAGAAGTAA
- a CDS encoding DODA-type extradiol aromatic ring-opening family dioxygenase has protein sequence MLPSLFISHGSPMLALNKTPAHAFLRGLGKRLSPKAVIVVSAHWESTALKVSVSAKPETIHDFGGFPQALFDCRYPAPGDPELAERLARLLDAERVERGLDHGAWVPLSLMFPDANVPVVSLSLPVRWSNAALVTLGERLSALRDEGILVIGSGSLTHNLYEIMPPDSPMPLWVDSFAQWVKARLSNGDREALLDWESAPHARQNHPTPEHFQPLLVAMGAGGEATQLHHSVEHGVLAMDVYQFA, from the coding sequence ATGTTACCTAGCCTGTTTATTTCCCATGGTTCGCCCATGCTGGCCCTGAATAAGACGCCAGCCCACGCGTTTCTGCGCGGGCTGGGCAAGCGGCTTTCCCCCAAGGCAGTGATCGTGGTGTCGGCCCATTGGGAGAGCACCGCGCTCAAAGTCAGCGTCAGCGCCAAGCCGGAGACGATTCATGATTTTGGCGGCTTCCCTCAGGCGCTTTTCGACTGTCGGTATCCGGCTCCCGGCGACCCTGAGCTGGCAGAGCGACTGGCCAGGCTGCTCGACGCCGAGCGGGTCGAACGCGGCCTGGATCACGGCGCCTGGGTGCCCCTTTCGTTGATGTTTCCTGACGCCAATGTGCCGGTTGTGTCGCTGTCGCTTCCCGTACGCTGGAGCAATGCAGCGCTCGTGACGCTGGGTGAACGGCTGTCGGCGCTGCGCGATGAGGGCATCCTGGTAATCGGCTCGGGCAGCCTGACCCACAACCTGTATGAAATCATGCCGCCGGACAGCCCCATGCCGCTCTGGGTGGATAGCTTTGCCCAGTGGGTGAAGGCGCGCCTCAGCAACGGCGACCGGGAAGCCCTGCTCGACTGGGAAAGCGCACCCCATGCCCGGCAAAATCACCCGACGCCTGAGCACTTCCAGCCGCTGCTGGTGGCCATGGGCGCCGGTGGCGAAGCCACACAGCTGCACCATAGCGTAGAGCATGGCGTTCTCGCCATGGATGTCTACCAGTTCGCTTAG
- the secY gene encoding preprotein translocase subunit SecY — protein MAKSGNMPAMGSGLSELWARLRFVLLAIVVYRIGAHIPVPGINPDQLAALFREQQGTILGMFNMFSGGALERMSVLALGIMPYISASIIMQLMTAVSPHLEQLKKEGEAGRRKISQYTRYGTVILAFVQAVGMSVGLASQGIAYTADFSFYFTAVITFVSGAVFMMWLGEQITEKGIGNGISLLIFAGIVAGLPSAVGQAFELARNEGAWNVLPLLALAALGIATVAFVVFIERGQRRLKVNYPRRQVGNKMYAGQSSYLPLKVNMAGVIPAIFASSILLFPASIGQWVGAGDGMEWLQRASQALGPGQPLYILLFGAAVVFFCFFYTALVFNPKDVADNLKKSGAFLPGIRPGEQTARYIDKVMTRLTLFGALYITAVSLMPQFLIVAWNVPFFFGGTSLLIVVVVIMDFMAQVQSHLMSHQYDSVMKKSNLKGYGSGGIMR, from the coding sequence ATGGCCAAGTCAGGAAACATGCCGGCGATGGGCAGCGGTCTGAGTGAACTGTGGGCGCGTTTGCGCTTCGTGCTCCTCGCCATCGTGGTGTACCGTATCGGTGCCCATATTCCCGTTCCCGGTATCAATCCTGACCAGCTTGCTGCCTTGTTTAGGGAGCAACAGGGCACCATCCTGGGCATGTTTAACATGTTCTCGGGTGGCGCCCTGGAGCGCATGAGTGTCCTCGCCCTGGGTATTATGCCCTATATTTCGGCGTCGATTATCATGCAGCTGATGACTGCGGTCTCTCCTCATCTTGAACAGCTCAAGAAAGAGGGTGAGGCCGGCCGCCGCAAGATTAGTCAGTACACCCGCTACGGCACGGTGATACTGGCCTTTGTTCAGGCTGTCGGTATGTCCGTCGGTTTGGCTAGCCAAGGTATCGCGTACACGGCTGACTTCAGCTTCTATTTTACCGCCGTGATTACGTTCGTATCAGGCGCGGTATTCATGATGTGGCTGGGTGAGCAGATTACCGAGAAAGGCATCGGCAACGGTATTTCGTTGCTGATCTTTGCCGGTATTGTGGCTGGGCTTCCCAGTGCCGTGGGCCAGGCGTTTGAATTGGCCCGCAACGAAGGGGCCTGGAACGTACTGCCTCTGTTAGCGTTAGCGGCACTGGGTATTGCCACTGTAGCGTTTGTGGTGTTCATCGAGCGCGGTCAACGCCGCCTGAAAGTGAATTATCCGCGACGCCAAGTCGGCAACAAGATGTATGCAGGGCAAAGCAGCTACCTGCCGCTGAAAGTGAATATGGCGGGCGTTATTCCCGCCATCTTCGCTTCCAGTATCCTGCTCTTCCCGGCCTCGATCGGCCAGTGGGTAGGTGCAGGCGATGGTATGGAGTGGTTGCAGCGTGCCTCGCAAGCATTAGGCCCCGGCCAGCCGCTTTACATCTTGCTTTTTGGGGCGGCAGTGGTATTCTTCTGCTTCTTTTACACAGCGCTGGTCTTTAACCCCAAGGATGTAGCTGACAATCTGAAAAAGTCAGGTGCGTTTCTACCGGGTATTCGTCCTGGTGAGCAGACCGCTCGCTACATTGACAAGGTCATGACGCGTTTAACGTTGTTTGGTGCCTTGTACATCACTGCGGTTTCCCTGATGCCCCAGTTTTTGATCGTAGCGTGGAACGTGCCGTTCTTCTTTGGCGGTACCTCGTTACTGATTGTGGTTGTGGTCATCATGGACTTCATGGCCCAGGTGCAGTCGCACCTCATGTCGCATCAATATGACTCAGTGATGAAGAAGTCCAACCTGAAAGGCTACGGTAGTGGCGGCATTATGCGCTAA
- the rplQ gene encoding 50S ribosomal protein L17, which produces MRHRKSGRHLNRTSSHRQAMFKNMSVSLVEHEVIKTTLPKAKELRRVIEPLITLSKQDSVANRRLAFARTRSKEAVGKLFNELGPRYAERPGGYVRILKCGYRTGDNAPMAFVELVDRPVVEEAVAEE; this is translated from the coding sequence ATGCGTCATCGTAAGAGTGGTCGTCATCTGAATCGTACCAGCTCGCATCGGCAGGCCATGTTCAAGAACATGTCTGTCTCGCTGGTCGAACATGAAGTCATTAAGACAACCCTGCCTAAGGCCAAGGAATTGCGTCGCGTTATCGAGCCGCTAATCACCTTGTCTAAGCAGGACAGCGTTGCCAATCGTCGTTTGGCGTTTGCCCGTACGCGCTCTAAAGAAGCCGTCGGCAAATTGTTCAACGAGTTGGGTCCGCGTTACGCCGAGCGTCCGGGTGGTTACGTCCGTATTCTCAAGTGCGGTTACCGCACCGGCGACAATGCGCCCATGGCGTTCGTTGAGCTTGTCGATCGTCCCGTCGTTGAAGAGGCCGTGGCAGAGGAGTAA
- the rpmJ gene encoding 50S ribosomal protein L36, with protein sequence MKVRASVKKMCRNCKIIRRNGAVRVICSEPRHKQRQG encoded by the coding sequence ATGAAAGTTCGAGCTTCCGTAAAGAAAATGTGCCGTAACTGTAAGATCATTCGTCGCAATGGCGCAGTTCGCGTCATTTGCAGCGAACCACGGCATAAGCAGCGTCAGGGTTAA
- the rpsN gene encoding 30S ribosomal protein S14 produces the protein MAKKSMVERELKRTKLVEKYAAKRAELKAIIIDVNASEEDRFEATLKLQQLPRDSSPVRQRNRCRITGRPHGFYNKFGLGRNKLREAAMRGDVPGLKKSSW, from the coding sequence ATGGCAAAGAAGAGCATGGTAGAGCGTGAGCTTAAGCGTACCAAGCTGGTCGAGAAATACGCGGCCAAGCGCGCTGAACTCAAGGCAATTATCATCGATGTGAACGCTTCTGAGGAAGATCGCTTCGAGGCGACGCTGAAGCTGCAGCAACTGCCGCGTGACTCAAGCCCGGTACGTCAGCGTAACCGCTGCCGCATTACCGGACGTCCGCACGGTTTTTACAACAAGTTCGGCCTCGGCCGTAACAAGCTGCGTGAAGCCGCCATGCGTGGCGACGTTCCTGGTCTCAAAAAGTCCAGCTGGTAA
- the rpsM gene encoding 30S ribosomal protein S13, giving the protein MARIAGVNIPDNKHAAISLTYIFGIGRTRAEHICAAAGIALTAKIQDLSSEEVDTLRSEVGKYTVEGDLRRDVTLNIKRLMDLGCYRGLRHRRSLPLRGQRTKTNARTRKGPRKPIRK; this is encoded by the coding sequence ATGGCCCGTATTGCAGGCGTCAATATCCCGGACAACAAGCATGCGGCGATCTCGCTGACCTATATCTTCGGGATTGGCCGTACTCGTGCAGAGCACATCTGTGCTGCTGCCGGTATTGCGCTGACTGCCAAGATCCAGGACCTGTCTTCTGAAGAAGTAGACACCCTGCGTTCTGAAGTTGGTAAGTACACCGTAGAAGGCGACCTTCGTCGTGATGTTACGCTGAACATTAAGCGTCTCATGGACTTAGGCTGCTACCGTGGTCTGCGTCATCGTCGTAGTCTTCCGCTGCGTGGTCAGCGGACTAAGACTAACGCGCGTACCCGTAAGGGCCCGCGTAAGCCGATCCGCAAATAA
- the rpsD gene encoding 30S ribosomal protein S4 codes for MARYIGPKCKLSRREGTDLFLKSGVTPFEKKCKSEQIPGVHGQRRQRLSDYGLQLREKQKVRRMYGVLEKQFRNYYKEAARLKGATGEVLLQLLESRLDNVVYRIGFGSTRSEARQLVSHKAIAVNGRTVNVASYQVKPGDVVSIREKAKNQARIQNALSIAANRGDVAWIETDAKKMEGTFKALPERGDLTADINENLIVELYSK; via the coding sequence ATGGCCCGTTATATTGGACCGAAGTGCAAATTGTCTCGTCGTGAAGGCACCGATCTCTTTTTGAAGAGTGGCGTGACTCCCTTCGAGAAAAAGTGTAAATCCGAGCAAATCCCGGGTGTACACGGCCAGCGCCGTCAGCGTCTTTCAGACTACGGCTTGCAGCTTCGCGAGAAGCAAAAAGTACGTCGTATGTATGGCGTACTCGAAAAGCAGTTCCGCAACTACTACAAAGAAGCCGCTCGCCTGAAAGGCGCGACCGGTGAAGTATTGTTGCAGTTGCTCGAATCCCGACTGGATAATGTCGTCTACCGCATCGGCTTCGGCTCGACTCGCTCTGAAGCGCGTCAGCTGGTCAGCCACAAGGCGATTGCCGTGAACGGTCGCACCGTTAACGTGGCTTCCTACCAAGTGAAGCCGGGTGACGTTGTTTCCATTCGCGAAAAGGCGAAGAACCAGGCTCGCATCCAAAACGCGTTGTCCATTGCGGCCAACCGTGGTGATGTGGCGTGGATCGAAACCGACGCCAAGAAGATGGAAGGCACTTTCAAGGCTCTGCCTGAACGCGGTGACCTGACTGCCGACATCAACGAAAACCTGATCGTCGAGCTGTACTCCAAGTAA
- a CDS encoding DNA-directed RNA polymerase subunit alpha produces MQRSVTEFLRPRDIKVEEISAHHAKIVLEPFERGFGHTLGNALRRILLSSMPGCAVVEAEIAGVEHEYSALEGVQEDVIEILLNLKDVAIKMHSRDEAVLSLNKQGPAVVTAGDIALDHSVEIVNPDHVIAHVNEGAELKIQLKVALGRGYEPADARGSDEETRAIGRLQLDATFSPVRRVSYAVEAARVEQRTDLDKLIIDLETDGTLDPEEAIRRSATILQEQLAAFVDLEADKEQVVEEEEDHVDPILLRPVDDLELTVRSANCLKAENIYYIGDLIQRTEVELLKTPNLGKKSLNEIKDVLAARGLSLGMRLENWPPASLKDDKASA; encoded by the coding sequence ATGCAGCGTTCAGTGACAGAGTTTCTCCGTCCTCGTGACATCAAGGTCGAAGAAATCAGCGCACATCACGCCAAAATCGTCCTCGAACCGTTCGAGCGTGGTTTTGGTCACACCCTGGGGAATGCACTGCGCCGCATTCTGCTTTCGTCAATGCCCGGCTGTGCCGTGGTAGAGGCCGAAATTGCGGGTGTCGAGCACGAATATAGTGCCCTCGAAGGGGTGCAGGAAGATGTCATTGAAATCCTCCTGAACTTGAAAGATGTTGCGATCAAGATGCACAGCCGCGATGAGGCGGTGCTCTCGCTGAACAAGCAGGGCCCAGCCGTCGTCACCGCTGGCGACATTGCGCTTGATCATAGCGTCGAAATCGTCAACCCGGATCACGTCATTGCACACGTCAATGAAGGTGCCGAGCTGAAGATTCAGCTTAAGGTAGCGCTGGGTCGTGGTTACGAACCGGCTGATGCCCGTGGCTCTGATGAAGAGACCCGTGCTATTGGTCGCTTGCAGCTGGATGCCACCTTCAGCCCTGTCCGCCGTGTTTCCTATGCGGTTGAGGCTGCTCGTGTTGAGCAGCGCACCGACCTCGATAAGCTGATTATCGACTTGGAAACCGACGGTACCCTGGATCCGGAAGAGGCTATCCGCCGCAGTGCGACCATCCTGCAAGAGCAGCTGGCCGCCTTCGTCGACCTGGAAGCAGATAAAGAGCAGGTAGTCGAAGAGGAAGAGGATCATGTTGATCCTATCCTATTGCGCCCCGTAGACGATCTTGAGTTGACCGTTCGCAGCGCGAACTGCCTAAAAGCCGAGAATATTTACTATATTGGTGATCTTATCCAGCGCACTGAAGTTGAGCTGTTGAAGACACCTAACCTCGGCAAGAAATCCCTGAATGAAATCAAGGATGTTTTGGCAGCGCGTGGCTTGTCCCTCGGCATGCGGTTGGAAAATTGGCCGCCGGCTAGCCTGAAGGACGACAAGGCCTCCGCGTGA
- the rplR gene encoding 50S ribosomal protein L18 yields MNAKKESRLRRARRARAKIRELGVYRLCVNRTPRHIYAQIISPDGGKVLASASTLDKALREGATGNSEAATKVGELIAKRAKEAGITQVAFDRAGFKYHGRVKALADAAREGGLEF; encoded by the coding sequence ATGAACGCGAAGAAAGAATCTCGTCTCCGTCGTGCCCGCCGCGCTCGCGCCAAGATCCGCGAGCTGGGCGTGTATCGCCTGTGCGTCAACCGTACCCCGCGTCACATCTATGCGCAGATTATCTCGCCGGATGGTGGCAAAGTGTTAGCCAGTGCTTCTACGCTGGACAAAGCACTGCGCGAGGGTGCGACTGGTAACTCAGAAGCCGCCACGAAAGTCGGCGAGCTGATTGCCAAACGCGCTAAAGAAGCAGGCATCACCCAGGTGGCCTTCGACCGTGCTGGCTTTAAGTATCACGGTCGCGTCAAGGCTTTAGCCGACGCCGCACGTGAAGGCGGCCTGGAATTCTAA
- the rplO gene encoding 50S ribosomal protein L15, with the protein MKLNTLSPAPGSKHAAKRVGRGIGSGLGKTAGRGHKGQKARSGGSVKPGFEGGQMPLQRRLPKFGFTSAKSLVSEEVRLAELAQVAGDEVTLDTLKQANVLKDATLHAKIILSGELKKAVTVRGIKVTKGAREAIEAAGGKVED; encoded by the coding sequence ATGAAACTCAATACCTTGAGCCCGGCGCCGGGCTCTAAACACGCTGCAAAGCGCGTTGGTCGTGGTATCGGTTCCGGTCTGGGTAAGACCGCTGGCCGTGGCCACAAAGGCCAGAAAGCACGTAGCGGCGGTAGCGTTAAGCCAGGTTTCGAAGGCGGTCAGATGCCATTGCAGCGCCGTCTGCCGAAATTTGGTTTTACCTCGGCCAAGTCGCTGGTGTCAGAAGAAGTGCGCTTAGCTGAGCTGGCTCAAGTAGCTGGTGACGAGGTAACCCTCGACACGCTGAAGCAAGCTAACGTGCTGAAGGATGCGACGCTACACGCGAAAATCATCCTTTCTGGCGAACTGAAAAAAGCGGTTACCGTTCGCGGAATCAAGGTCACCAAAGGTGCCCGTGAAGCGATCGAAGCCGCTGGCGGCAAGGTAGAGGACTAA
- the rpsH gene encoding 30S ribosomal protein S8: protein MSMQDTLADMFTRIRNAQMATKETVTMPSSKLKVEVARVLKEEGYITDFAVAESTKPELTVTLKYFEGKPVIDHIQRVSKPSLRRYMGKDNLPKVADGMGIAIVTTSNGVMTDRAARQAGVGGEVICTVF, encoded by the coding sequence ATGAGCATGCAAGACACTCTGGCGGATATGTTTACCCGTATCCGCAATGCGCAGATGGCCACCAAGGAGACGGTTACCATGCCGTCTTCCAAGTTGAAAGTGGAAGTGGCCCGCGTGCTGAAAGAAGAGGGCTACATCACCGATTTCGCGGTGGCTGAAAGCACCAAGCCCGAACTAACCGTAACGCTCAAGTACTTTGAGGGTAAGCCGGTTATCGACCATATCCAGCGGGTTTCCAAGCCGTCTCTGCGCCGTTACATGGGCAAGGACAACCTGCCTAAGGTCGCCGATGGCATGGGTATCGCGATCGTTACCACCTCTAATGGGGTGATGACCGATCGTGCCGCTCGCCAGGCGGGTGTTGGTGGCGAAGTCATCTGCACCGTATTCTAG